From Sparus aurata chromosome 9, fSpaAur1.1, whole genome shotgun sequence, a single genomic window includes:
- the gabpa gene encoding GA-binding protein alpha chain: MAKNEAEEMIEIEIDEREKQACLEEGVEEHTITASDLIQQDIDINEPIGNLKKLLEPRIQISLDAYDICLQDIQLHPDHSLFDQGVKTDGTVQLSLQIITKPGEEKLNILEIVKPVETVEVVIDPDAAGEEGALVEEGHLIAVDRSGLSDETSEQVTRWAAALEGYRKEQVRLGIPYDPVLWSADQVIHWAVWVMKEFNIDEMEIGSIHIPGRDLCGFSQEEFLQKVPNGEILWSHLELLRKYVLASQDQSGGDATVTIDQPVQIIPAQVSTPTAIKVLKQSRGPRAPRISGGEERSSPGNRTGNNGQIQLWQFLLELLTDKDARDCISWVGEEGEFKLNQPELVAQKWGQRKNKPTMNYEKLSRALRYYYDGDMISKVQGKRFVYKFVCDLRTLIGYSAAELNNLVTECEQKKLTRMQMHGIGQPITTVTLATTTLDKDS, translated from the exons ATGGCCAAGAATGAAGCAGAAGAGATGATAGAGATCGAGATCGATGAACGGGAAAAGCAGGCATGCCTGGAGGAAGG TGTTGAGGAGCACACCATCACAGCATCAGATTTAATTCAACAAGATATTGACATAAATGAGCCCATTGGCAATTTGAAGAAGCTGTTGGAGCCCCGTATCCAAATCTCATTGGATGCATATGACATCTGCTTGCAGGACATTCAG CTTCACCCTGATCACAGCCTCTTCGATCAGGGAGTAAAGACAGATGGCACAGTGCAGCTCAGCCTGCAGATTATAACCAAACCAG GGGAGGAgaagttgaacattttggaaATAGTGAAGCCGGTAGAAACAGTAGAGGTGGTGATTGATCCAGatgcagcaggagaggagggagctcTGGTGGAGGAGGGTCATCTCATTGCCGTGGACCGATCTGGCCTGTCTGATGAGACGTCAGAGCAGGTCACACGCTGGGCCGCAGCACTTGAAGGCTACCGCAAGGAGCAGGTTCGCCTTGGCATACCATATG ACCCTGTGCTCTGGAGCGCTGACCAGGTGATCCATTGGGCAGTGTGGGTGATGAAGGAGTTCAACATTGATGAGATGGAAATAGGCAGTATTCACATCCCAGGCCGGGATCTCTGCGGGTTTAGCCAGGAAGAGTTCCTTCAGAAAGTGCCCAATGGAGAGATCCTCTGGAGCCACCTGGAACTCCTACGTAAAT aTGTGTTGGCAAGCCAAGACCAGTCAGGAGGGGACGCTACGGTCACCATTGATCAAC CTGTGCAGATTATCCCAGCTCAAGTGAGCACACCCACTGCCATAAAAGTTTTGAAGCAGAGCCGAGGACCCAGAGCTCCTCGTatttcaggaggagaggagcgcAGCTCACCTGGCAACCGCACAG GCAACAACGGTCAGATCCAGTTGTGGCAGTTCCTTCTGGAGCTGCTGACAGACAAGGATGCAAGAGACTGTATCTCCTGGGTGGGCGAGGAGGGCGAGTTCAAACTCAACCAGCCAGAGCTTGTGGCACAGAAATGGGGCCAGCGCAAGAACAAGCCCACTATGAACTATGAGAAACTCAGCAGAGCCCTCAg GTATTATTACGACGGGGACATGATCAGCAAGGTGCAGGGCAAACGCTTTGTCTACAAGTTTGTGTGCGACCTGAGAACTCTGATTGGCTACAGTGCTGCTGAGCTCAACAACCTGGTGACCGAGTGTGAACAGAAGAAACTGACCCGCATGCAGATGCACGGCATCGGTCAGCCCATCACTACAGTGACCCTGGCCACCACGACACTAGACAAAGACAGTTAG